The Telopea speciosissima isolate NSW1024214 ecotype Mountain lineage chromosome 11, Tspe_v1, whole genome shotgun sequence genome includes the window gctcagcaatgatccgagctggaccacttTTGTTGGGTCTTCCTCGCTAAGGGGGAAGGGTGTCTGGTCTTCCACAGGTCGTCCTCTCCTTTCGGTGTGCTCATCCCACCGATCCTCAGGGAGGCGCTCGACGCATATTGTCATTCCTCAGACATTGCcattgttttgcttgacaaaagcagcatagcactcccgcgctttcttctggtcgcctcggacctcgccgataTCGTTCTcagtagggaacttcatcttcaagtgcgtcggcgagatgatggcttggagagcgatCAATGATGGGCgaccgagtatggcgttgaaagccacaaCCGACCGTACTatcatgaatttgacttggatcgtcgcttgaCATGAAGCTTATCCGATCGTGACCAGAAGGTCGATTGAGCCTTTGATGGTGGCGAcggctcccgagaacccgtgaagtgaggtgccctctAGCTTGGGCGCCTCATCTCCGCAGTCAAACTGTAGATACGCAGCGAGTAACATGAGGTCTACCGACGCGTCCGTGTCGACCAATACCCGATGAACGGGTCTCCTCGTAATTtccacctgtaccaccaaagcatcatcatgaggcaaacttataccttctaggtcggcctcggtgaaggagatcgtcgctgccggcttgagcttcttggtgggcatctcggtGACTCCGACGAACCGCGCGTTTGCCTTGGCCTTCGGGTAGATTCTTGTCCAGGTCCTCCAAGGATGGTGTAAATGGGAGCTCCTTTGTCAGTGCTCGGCCCGGCCTCCTCATCTTTTTTGTTGACTCGGGCTTTACCCTCGTCTCGGTCAGCTCGACGACCATCTGACCTAGGTTCGGTTTTCCTCTGGTCGCGGTCGTCGCCTCGACGACTGCCCCTTTCCTCCCGGTTGCCTTTAATATACTTCTTCAAATGCCCTACTttgatcagctcttcaatttctcgtTTTAGCTGATAGCAGTCTTCAGTGTCGTGACCATTATCCTTATGGAACAGGCAATACTTGTTCGGGTTTCGAGACGAGCCGGCTTGCATTGGGCGAGGTCGGCGGATGTATCCACCGTCTTGAatttgcatcaggatctccttCCGCGACGTATTCAAGGGAGTGTAGTCGGGACTTCGAGCTCGGTCAGTCCTCTCAGCTCGGCGATCAGTACGGGTCCTCTTCTCATCTTTTCGGTCGCCAGTGGATGACCTCTTCGTCTCACTTTTGCTCTCATTCCCTTTGCGTGCTTGGAGAACATCTTCCATGTTTGAGAACTCGTTACACCTGTCAAGGAGCTCGACCATACTTTTGGTCGGTTTTTGAGCCAGATCCTTGATCAGGTCCTCATGTGCAAGTCCATTGCTCATCGTGGTGTGAGCTATGGCCTCATATAGGTCCCTAACATCCAGGGATTCTTTGCTGAACCGGGAGACGTACGACCGGATCGACTTATCCGACCtctgcttcacgctgaggaggttcaCTGTCGTCTTCTTATGCTTCATGCTACTTTGGAAAtgcgtgacgaaggctcgacaaAGTTGGGCAAAGCTTGTGCTAGAGTTCGGCGGTAGCCAAGAGAACCAAGAAGTTGCCGCACCTTTTAGGGATGAGGGGAAAACTCGACAAGATACAATCTCGGTCCCgtcgtacatggtcatcattgtgttgaagtagttgatgtggtcggTCGGGTCGATGGTCCCATCATACCGATCAAAAGGAGGTGGTTTGAACCCTACTGGAAGCGGTGCTGTCATGATCTCAGGGGGATaggggtgacgcccgaccagtGAGTAAGCATCCAGGGTTGCTTGTTTcttaagcccttcaacttgctCGGCCAGCTCCCTTagctttttctccatttcaaaATCTGGAGCTCGGCCATTTTGCTCCTCAGCTCGGATGGGGTCTTGCACTTTTTCTTGCTGAAGTTGGTCGTTCTGGTCGGCCAGCTCATCCTGATGAGGTCGGCTAACTTGATCCTCTTGCTCGTGCTGATGAGGCCTGCCATTATGTTCAGCTCGGCCAGCATCACTTCTCCTTACTCGCCCGTCATTTCTGTAGTCAGACTCATGTGGGCTCCTTCGTCCATCTCTCCGACGAAGTGGACTTCGTCGCCGGGGGCTGCGACGAGAATCCTCTCCTTCCCTTGCAACGCGTTGCCCTCGGGGCTCTTCATGTCGGTCTTGGTGCCTCCTCGGTCCTTCGCCATCACCGAGTCCTTTGCGGCCCTCGGGCTTCGACGATGTCCTCGCTCATCTCGCTTATTACTCCCACTTAGCCGTGGAGGGGGAGTTCTTTGGCCCTGGGGATGGGACGACACTGCTTAGCGAGGGCCGACCACCTTGCTGCTGTTGATCTTCTATGACATGCGCGGGTGCCCGCGGAGGCTTGACCGGGGGTTGACCCATTTGCCCGCCCTGAGCCATCTGAGTCATGAAGGTGCGcaacatctcgttggtgtggagcatctgcagctgcaagtccataacttgccGGTTATTTGCCGGTGCCTCGGGGTCCAAGTTGTCCGGCAAAGGCTGCGGTAGTGGCAAGGTCAGCCCATCCGGGATATGCTCATCTTGAGGCCGCCCTTCTCCTGCAGCCGTGGCTATCCCCCTTCCTCTATTCTCATCCATCGGCGGTGGGATCGGATTAGCCGCGGCTCCTGCATTTCGCTGCGCTGCTCCCCCTCGAGGAGGTCTTCCAGTCGCGCCTTGCCGTGACGTCTCAGGAGGTGGCGAATGTCTCGTCTGCCTATCAGGCTGCAGCTCATCCCCACGGGAAGTTGAGCCATGTTGacctgatctcgtgtgcaccattgttgcttctcttgaggttggtagaaacgacgacgATTTGCTGATgttgttcccacagacggcggcaaatctgttgcgtgtggaaacctctggtgcccggttcgcccacggatgagcctgcaaaaaaccgagtgagcgcaagagagctggtgtggctccggcctaggaatctccgacgctcaagttaggtctccaatgcgatagcgtaacagctagtgaaAGTAAGATGAGCAATAGAGCTCTATACCttggtatttatagagggagatgaggtggttggaggagtcctaatATGGTAAGAttccttgtttggtaaggctctccagtggagtggagagtttctttcggggtcggactcttgttaaggtaagagtcctaatgggagtgtgattcggtatcgtgatgagatcgtgactcgattcttatcccgtgattctcgggtggTGCTGACGTGGCGCCGTGATCTCCGGTGGGGCGTTATGGTAGCCTTCGTGGAGAGCTAGGCTTtggagctcggcctcggcctgtATGACCTGACGGTCATCATTtgttgtgtgagctcggccgcGCTATGATGCTCCAATCGCGGCCGACCTGTGTAGGCTCGAACCATGGGGTCAGCGAGCGTGCAGCTCAGCCGTGATGGGGAGATCTTTGGGTCAGCATTGATCTGTTGTCGTGCCGTGCACTCAATGCTGGGTTGAGTTCTCGGCGAGCCACTACGATGGCTTTGAcggagggctcggcctcagagATCGGCCTAAGAGCTTGACCTCGTCTTACCCTTGTGAGTTCGGCTCGGTGTCTGCGGCTGACTTGGGTGGTGCTTGGCCAGCCCGGCCAAGCAGTAAGATTTATCGAGGATTGGGTCGGCCCGGTCTTCCGCTGAGCTCGACTTGGTTCTTGGACTGACCTTGACTCTGCCACGTGGCAGTTTCTgactggtgaggtgattttatgctgTATCACACGGTCAATAGGTTATAAGCTTTTTTTATTCAACGGTTATGATTAAaagatcaaaaaataaatggcTCAGATTCGAGTGTCGCGTTTAGTGGTGAGTTTAAGGAATTTCATCGTCGTACCGCTACCACCCGCTCATATTTAAATCCCCAAAATTCAGATCCTGCCGTGAAGCATGAGATTTGATTGGATCCTCCAGAACCTAATGGGTGCCGACAACTACGCTAAATGTaccctcttcttccctcttaaCAGAAGGAGAATATTCACAACTGCAACGAAACTGCCACGTCAGGCTCGCATTTCCTCAAAGGTGGAgaactcatctctctctctagcgATATTTTCTGTATGGTATAGTCCTCTCATTTCGTATATACCCATCCAGAACGCTCATTCCGACTTCTTGACTTCCGCCATCATCGGTCATCCTCTAAGGTCTCAACGCTTCTTCTACCAGTaacctttctctttttctctctctcaagcaTACCCTAAAGTCATCTCAAATATGGACCAATGAAACCGTAAAAGAATTTCGTCATACTTCGATCCGTTTGGGTCTTTGTATCTCTTGCAGATGTTCGTACGTTGCAGCGAATGAGGTTGGCTTATTACGAAGATCGTGGAGTCCGGTATGCCTCTCCCACCCCCAGTTAGCTATTTATCCCGCAGTCTTTTGCTCTATGATTCCGTCAAATTTTAATTTCTGGGCTTCTTTCTTTCATATCTGCCAATTTTGATTAATATGAACAACTTCTTTTGCTGGAACAGATCGGGTTTCGAGTTTGATGATCGGATTTATGTTTTTGCTCTTATTGCCTGTGTCATTGCCCGTCTAGGAGTTTAGTGGAGGCCGCTACCTATTTTTTGTAGCGTTTGGAATGGTTAATTATCTAAAAGTTAATCTGAAGaaggtttggttttgattttgttctTGAAAGGATGAAGCTGTAAGGAGTCATTATTTTGGCCCGGTGTGCGGATCGATAGCTCTTAacaattttttgtttggtaaggTCGTTCGTCCGCAAGACCGGGTCTTTCCAATTCGTTGCTTGTGGATATCTGGTGAGAAGTAGAATCTGACCAGACGTAGGGGTTTTAATTATCAAGATGGATACAATGCAAGCTCCCCCACCTGGAATTTGGCTTATTAGAAGCGCCTTAGAGGCAAGGAATGGAACCTTAATACATACAGATATGTCGTTTTTCTTCTTACTTTTATAGCATATGCTTGCTACCACGCTTCTAGAAAACCTACCAGTATTGTTAAGAGTGTTTTGGATCCAGAGCCTGTCACGGTTGGCAGTTCTTATCCTTGGCCTCTTGGTGAGGTTTTCGTCAAGGAGAAAGGGTTGACAGGTAAAGGCTCTGGATTATCAGACAAAGGATGGGCTCCCTTTAATGGAGATGATGGGACTGTGAAATTGGATGAGATTGATGTTGCATTTCTTGTTTGTTACTCTATGGGCCGGGGATGTATCTAGCGGGGTACCTTGGAGATAGACTGGACTTACGTCGTCTGTTCTTGACTATTGGAATGATTGGGAGTGGAATCTTTGTTGGGCTTTTTGGTATGGGTTACTTTTGGGGTATCCATGTGTTCTGGTTTTATCTGGTAATGCAGATGATTGCTGGAGGATTGTTTCAGGCCACTGGGTGGCCTTCTGTTGTTGCTGTTATTGGTAATTGGtttggaaagagaaagaggggtTTGATAATGGGTATCTGGAATGCTCATACATCTGTTGGGAATATCTGTGGGTCCTTACTTGCTGCTAGTGTCCTGCAGTATGGCTGGGGCTGGTCATTTATTCTATCTGGTGCATTGATCATTTTGGGAGGGATAATGGTTTACTTGTTCCTGGCTGCTTACCCTGAGGATGT containing:
- the LOC122644934 gene encoding uncharacterized protein LOC122644934; the encoded protein is MAKDRGGTKTDMKSPEGNALQGKERILVAAPGDEVHFVGEMDEGAHMSLTTEMTGEPHQHEQEDQVSRPHQDELADQNDQLQQEKVQDPIRAEEQNGRAPDFEMEKKLRELAEQVEGLKKQATLDAYSLVGRHPYPPEIMTAPLPVGFKPPPFDRYDGTIDPTDHINYFNTMMTMYDGTEIVSCRVFPSSLKGAATSWFSWLPPNSSTSFAQLCRAFVTHFQSSMKHKKTTVNLLSVKQRSDKSIRSYVSRFSKESLDVRDLYEAIAHTTMSNGLAHEDLIKDLAQKPTKSMVELLDRCNEFSNMEDVLQARKGNESKSETKRSSTGDRKDEKRTRTDRRAERTDRARSPDYTPLNTSRKEILMQIQDGGYIRRPRPMQAGSSRNPNKYCLFHKDNGHDTEDCYQLKREIEELIKVGHLKKYIKGNREERGSRRGDDRDQRKTEPRSDGRRADRDEGKARVNKKDEEAGPSTDKGAPIYTILGGPGQESTRRPRQTRGGNYEETRSSGIGRHGRVGRPHVTRCVSTV